A DNA window from Chryseobacterium sp. MEBOG06 contains the following coding sequences:
- a CDS encoding DUF1294 domain-containing protein, with protein MILFLLIANLITFGVFGLDKWQARRHQWRISENTLLGISLLGGIVGAASAMILFNHKVSKKSFLVKFIIVVLIDLVFLYRFIRR; from the coding sequence ATGATTCTTTTTTTACTGATTGCTAATCTGATTACATTTGGTGTCTTTGGGCTGGATAAGTGGCAGGCCAGGCGACATCAATGGAGGATCTCCGAGAATACCCTTCTGGGAATTTCTCTCCTGGGAGGAATCGTAGGAGCAGCCTCCGCAATGATACTCTTTAACCATAAAGTTTCAAAAAAGTCATTCCTTGTGAAATTTATTATTGTTGTTTTGATAGATCTTGTATTCCTTTATCGGTTTATAAGGCGTTAA
- a CDS encoding YceI family protein translates to MKKISVIALVGVGLLLASCNKEKSADNAATAQEQTVAESKGEVLAVDTVASVVNWKAFHKGGMAPRWGTLMVKSGDISVDGGQVSAGNFVIDMNSIKVDPASVTEKDKKPADLEAHLKNPDFFDAAKNPTSDFKITSVTDLKDAPKDAVAGANKTVSGNLTLSGKTMNVTFPAKVEVADNSAAIQAKFTVNRADWGLKFGTSEADPAEWMISKDIEIAIDVKAKK, encoded by the coding sequence ATGAAAAAAATTAGTGTAATTGCATTAGTAGGAGTAGGATTGCTTTTAGCATCATGTAATAAAGAAAAATCTGCAGATAATGCAGCTACAGCTCAGGAACAGACTGTGGCAGAAAGTAAAGGAGAGGTGTTAGCGGTAGATACTGTAGCATCTGTAGTAAACTGGAAAGCATTCCACAAAGGAGGAATGGCTCCTCGTTGGGGAACTCTTATGGTAAAGTCAGGAGACATCAGTGTTGACGGAGGTCAGGTTTCTGCAGGAAACTTTGTAATAGACATGAATTCTATCAAAGTAGACCCGGCTTCAGTAACAGAGAAAGATAAAAAACCGGCAGATCTTGAAGCTCACTTAAAAAATCCTGATTTCTTTGACGCAGCGAAAAACCCTACTTCAGATTTTAAAATCACAAGCGTTACCGATCTAAAAGATGCTCCGAAAGATGCTGTTGCAGGAGCTAATAAAACAGTAAGCGGAAACCTTACCTTATCAGGAAAAACAATGAACGTTACTTTCCCTGCTAAAGTAGAAGTAGCAGATAATTCAGCTGCTATTCAGGCTAAATTCACAGTAAACAGAGCAGATTGGGGACTTAAATTCGGTACTTCAGAAGCCGATCCTGCAGAATGGATGATCAGCAAAGATATCGAGATCGCAATCGATGTAAAAGCTAAAAAATAA